A window of Dysidea avara chromosome 1, odDysAvar1.4, whole genome shotgun sequence genomic DNA:
TGAGAGACCACTTATCCCTGTTCTCATTCACTTAAAGgtcaactgaaatggaaaattcatgtatgattttattgtatggatgtattgtttgtatcaagcaatgcacaaaaacaccattttaataattcaattatgcgAGATATTAACCCACAAATTCTTAATACGTCACGTATAATTATTTTCGTGATGTCACTGAAAGAACGGAAGCGCGTCTTTGTGTTAGAATGGCGGAAAGTGATAGCTGCAGCGACTCTTTGGTTGATGATAGTGATTCTGATGATTCCCAATCAACAACATCTTTGTCTTCTGTGGCTGGTGAAGAACTGTTGTTGACTGGACCGTCAGAAGTGATGCCGTATCACTTTGAACCAGTGTACGAGAGCAGGCTCGAAGAAAGAGAGGAATCTTTCGGTCTACTGGCGGTTGAAAGAGAGGAAACAGAGGCTGATCGCGTAGGAAATATTGATTGGTAAGCTACATACACTAAGTTGCATAAATAATACAAACTGTATGGTGCAGGGTtgcattatatagctatatagcgaAATGGCATAAGCTAGCTACCcatggctatgtagctatagcttatGGCATAACTTTGTTGGCTAAGCCTCATTGCCCATTACTGTTCTATGATTTAGTTGATCCACATTGTTATCTAGGTGCAGATGTGGCCATTGCATAGTAATGGCTACACAAAGAGAATCAATATGCTGTAAGGAGATTGAACAAATTAATAGTCTTTTGGAAGGTGATGGCTTAGCTGTTTGTCCAGTGTGTATTTCAGAACATGCAGATTTTTCtaatgtgtgtctgtgtagagCAGTCCTAATGGTAACACTGCATAGCCATCGATACCATTATGGGAGGGCTGATGAACCAGTTGATGAAAACAGGTGCTTATGGTCTTTCAATCTGCCAGTGTTGTATGATGTGTGCACATTTTCAGAAAATTTCGATACTTGGCGTACCGACAGATGACTTGGTGGGGATGGCACTACTTGGGCAGGCACAGGCGTGTAGTACCCTCCTGTGTAGTATCAAGGATAAGACAGGAATTTCCATCAGATGAATATACAGGTCATCAGCATCCACCAACTACATCTTAAGTAATTTTCATGTATCAAcacatacaattattattaattattataacGTGAAAATTGTGGTTTATCTGGATGTTTATATTGACTAGCTAATTTTGGTGGTCTCTTTGGTATTGTAGGTCTTTCCTCTGggtgtgtaatgtagtgtgtagCCTTACTGATTAGTTCCTCAGCATAGTCTAGTAA
This region includes:
- the LOC136241857 gene encoding uncharacterized protein, which gives rise to MAESDSCSDSLVDDSDSDDSQSTTSLSSVAGEELLLTGPSEVMPYHFEPVYESRLEEREESFGLLAVEREETEADRVGNIDWCRCGHCIVMATQRESICCKEIEQINSLLEGDGLAVCPVCISEHADFSNVCLCRAVLMVTLHSHRYHYGRADEPVDENRKFRYLAYRQMTWWGWHYLGRHRRVVPSCVVSRIRQEFPSDEYTGHQHPPTTS